The Anabas testudineus chromosome 14, fAnaTes1.2, whole genome shotgun sequence genome includes a region encoding these proteins:
- the LOC113169118 gene encoding heart- and neural crest derivatives-expressed protein 1, with amino-acid sequence MNLIGGYQHHHHLMHEPFPFVQRCHQDAPYFQSWVVNHAEVPSDFQIQAPYPAAELGVPGGTHDARLEGLQAGMGKRRASGPKKERRRTESINTAFAELRECIPNVPADTKLSKIKTLRLATSYIAYLMDVLAKDSGETEGFKAEIKKFENRDLKRKRELTDGLQDSLGAEKKVKGRTGWPQQVWALELNQ; translated from the exons ATGAACCTCATCGGGGGCTACCAGCATCACCACCACCTGATGCACGAACCCTTCCCGTTCGTCCAGCGGTGCCACCAGGACGCGCCGTATTTCCAGAGCTGGGTGGTGAACCACGCCGAGGTGCCCTCAGACTTTCAGATCCAGGCGCCCTACCCGGCTGCGGAGCTAGGAGTTCCCGGAGGGACGCACGACGCGCGGCTGGAGGGACTCCAGGCGGGGATGGGGAAACGCAGAGCGTCAGGGCCGAAGAAGGAGCGTCGGAGGACGGAGAGCATCAACACGGCTTTCGCCGAACTGAGGGAGTGCATCCCCAACGTCCCAGCTGACACAAAACtttctaaaattaaaactttACGCCTGGCGACCAGTTACATCGCCTACCTGATGGACGTCCTGGCCAAAGACTCCGGGGAGACGGAGGGCTTTAAGGCCGAGATTAAGAAATTTGAAAACCGGGATCTGAAAAGGAAACGGGAGCTG ACTGACGGCCTGCAGGACTCTTTAGGAGCCGAGAAGAAGGTGAAGGGCCGGACCGGGTGGCCGCAGCAGGTCTGGGCTCTGGAGCTCAACCAGTGA
- the sap30l gene encoding histone deacetylase complex subunit SAP30L, protein MNGFSTEEDSHDGPPAPPFYGQSCCLIEDGERCGRSAGNASFSKRIQKSISQKKLKLDIDKSVRHLYICDFHKNFIQSVRNKRKRKTSDDGGESPDHDVEVPEVDLFQLQVNTLRRYKRHYKLQTRPGLNKAQLAETVSRHFRNIPVNEKETLTYFIYMVKSSKSRLDQKGDGGKPLD, encoded by the exons ATGAACGGGTTCAGCACCGAGGAGGACAGCCACGACGGACCGCCCGCTCCGCCGTTCTACGGTCAGAGCTGCTGTCTGATCGAGGACGGGGAGCGCTGCGGCCGGTCAGCTGGAAACGCCTCCTTCAGCAAGAGGATCCAGAAGAGTATATCCcagaagaaactgaaactggaCATCGACAAAAGT GTGCGACACCTCTACATCTGTGATTTTCATAAGAACTTCATCCAGAGTGTCCGtaacaagaggaagaggaagaccAGTGACGATGGAGGTGAATCTCCGGATCACGATGTGGAGGTTCCTGAG GTCGACCTTTTCCAGCTGCAGGTGAACACATTGAGACGCTACAAGCGACACTACAAGCTCCAGACCAGACCCGGCCTCAACAAGGCCCAGCTGGCAGAG ACTGTGAGTCGTCACTTCAGGAATATCCCCGTGAACGAGAAGGAGACATTGACCTACTTCATTTACATGGTGAAGAGCAGCAAGAGCCGCTTGGACCAGAAAGGGGACGGCGGCAAACCGCTGGACTAA
- the LOC113169732 gene encoding tubulin alpha chain-like isoform X1, whose product MYKTAGSSSCTSVSLLVPHLKLLCFLMTVTGDSSRECISVHVGQAGVQIGNACWELYCLEHGIQPDGQMPSEKIAGGGDDSFNTFFSETGAGKHVPRAVFVDLEPSVIDEVRTGTYRQLFHPEQLITGKEDAANNYARGHYTIGKEIIDLVLDRIRKLSDQCTGLQGFLVFHSFGGGTGSGFTSLLMERLSVDYGKKSKLEFSIYPAPQVSTAVVEPYNSILTTHTTLEHSDCAFMVDNEAIYDICRRNLDIERPTYTNLNRLISQIVSSITASLRFDGALNVDLTEFQTNLVPYPRIHFPLATYAPVISAEKAYHEQLTVSEITNACFEPANQMVKCDPRHGKYMACCLLYRGDVVPKDVNAAIATIKTKRTIQFVDWCPTGFKVGINYQPPTVVPGGDLAKVQRAVCMLSNTTAIAEAWARLDHKFDLMYAKRAFVHWYVGEGMEEGEFSEAREDMAALEKDYEEVGIDSAEGEGEDEGEEY is encoded by the exons ATGTATAAAACAGCAGGGTCATCATCCTGTACCTCAGTCTCTCTCCTAGTTCCTCACctgaagctgctctgttttctgaTGACTGTGACAGGTGATTCATCT CGTGAGTGTATCTCAGTGCATGTTGGTCAGGCTGGTGTCCAGATTGGTAATGCCTGCTGGGAGCTTTACTGCCTGGAACATGGGATCCAGCCTGACGGACAGATGCCCAGTGAAAAGATTGCTGGAGGGGGAGACGATTCCTTCAACACCTTCTTCAGCGAGACCGGAGCTGGAAAACATGTCCCGAGAGCTGTGTTTGTGGATCTGGAGCCTTCAGTCATCG ATGAGGTGCGCACTGGGACCTACCGCCAACTCTTCCACCCGGAGCAGCTGATCACGGGCAAGGAGGATGCTGCCAACAACTACGCACGTGGACACTACACCATCGGCAAAGAGATCATTGACCTGGTGCTGGACAGGATCCGCAAACTA TCTGACCAGTGCACTGGTCTTCAGGGATTCCTGGTTTTCCACAGCTTCGGAGGTGGCACCGGCTCTGGCTTCACCTCTCTGCTGATGGAGCGTCTGTCTGTTGACTACGGCAAGAAGTCAAAGCTGGAGTTCTCCATCTACCCAGCTCCACAGGTTTCCACTGCTGTGGTGGAGCCTTACAACTCCATCCTGACCACCCACACCACATTGGAGCACTCGGATTGTGCCTTCATGGTGGACAACGAGGCCATCTATGACATCTGCCGTAGGAACCTTGACATCGAGCGTCCCACCTACACCAACCTGAACAGACTGATCAGTCAGATCGTGTCCTCCATCACTGCTTCTCTCCGTTTTGATGGTGCCCTCAATGTTGATCTGACAGAGTTCCAGACCAACTTGGTTCCCTATCCCCGTATCCACTTCCCTCTGGCCACCTATGCCCCCGTTATCTCTGCTGAGAAGGCCTATCATGAGCAGTTAACAGTCTCAGAAATCACCAACGCCTGCTTTGAGCCAGCCAATCAGATGGTGAAATGCGACCCTCGCCACGGAAAGTACATGGCCTGCTGCCTTCTGTATCGTGGCGACGTGGTGCCCAAAGATGTCAATGCTGCCATCGCTACTATCAAAACCAAGCGCACCATCCAGTTTGTGGACTGGTGCCCAACTGGTTTCAAGGTGGGCATCAACTACCAGCCTCCCACCGTCGTCCCTGGTGGAGACCTGGCCAAGGTGCAGAGGGCTGTGTGCATGCTGAGCAACACCACGGCCATTGCTGAAGCCTGGGCCCGGCTTGACCACAAGTTCGATCTGATGTACGCCAAGCGTGCCTTTGTTCACTGGTATGTGGGTGAGGGTATGGAGGAGGGTGAGTTCTCTGAGGCCAGAGAGGACATGGCAGCTCTGGAGAAGGATTATGAGGAGGTTGGAATTGACTCGGCTGAAGGTGAGGGggaggatgaaggagaggagtattaa
- the LOC113169732 gene encoding tubulin alpha chain-like isoform X2, which translates to MRECISVHVGQAGVQIGNACWELYCLEHGIQPDGQMPSEKIAGGGDDSFNTFFSETGAGKHVPRAVFVDLEPSVIDEVRTGTYRQLFHPEQLITGKEDAANNYARGHYTIGKEIIDLVLDRIRKLSDQCTGLQGFLVFHSFGGGTGSGFTSLLMERLSVDYGKKSKLEFSIYPAPQVSTAVVEPYNSILTTHTTLEHSDCAFMVDNEAIYDICRRNLDIERPTYTNLNRLISQIVSSITASLRFDGALNVDLTEFQTNLVPYPRIHFPLATYAPVISAEKAYHEQLTVSEITNACFEPANQMVKCDPRHGKYMACCLLYRGDVVPKDVNAAIATIKTKRTIQFVDWCPTGFKVGINYQPPTVVPGGDLAKVQRAVCMLSNTTAIAEAWARLDHKFDLMYAKRAFVHWYVGEGMEEGEFSEAREDMAALEKDYEEVGIDSAEGEGEDEGEEY; encoded by the exons ATG CGTGAGTGTATCTCAGTGCATGTTGGTCAGGCTGGTGTCCAGATTGGTAATGCCTGCTGGGAGCTTTACTGCCTGGAACATGGGATCCAGCCTGACGGACAGATGCCCAGTGAAAAGATTGCTGGAGGGGGAGACGATTCCTTCAACACCTTCTTCAGCGAGACCGGAGCTGGAAAACATGTCCCGAGAGCTGTGTTTGTGGATCTGGAGCCTTCAGTCATCG ATGAGGTGCGCACTGGGACCTACCGCCAACTCTTCCACCCGGAGCAGCTGATCACGGGCAAGGAGGATGCTGCCAACAACTACGCACGTGGACACTACACCATCGGCAAAGAGATCATTGACCTGGTGCTGGACAGGATCCGCAAACTA TCTGACCAGTGCACTGGTCTTCAGGGATTCCTGGTTTTCCACAGCTTCGGAGGTGGCACCGGCTCTGGCTTCACCTCTCTGCTGATGGAGCGTCTGTCTGTTGACTACGGCAAGAAGTCAAAGCTGGAGTTCTCCATCTACCCAGCTCCACAGGTTTCCACTGCTGTGGTGGAGCCTTACAACTCCATCCTGACCACCCACACCACATTGGAGCACTCGGATTGTGCCTTCATGGTGGACAACGAGGCCATCTATGACATCTGCCGTAGGAACCTTGACATCGAGCGTCCCACCTACACCAACCTGAACAGACTGATCAGTCAGATCGTGTCCTCCATCACTGCTTCTCTCCGTTTTGATGGTGCCCTCAATGTTGATCTGACAGAGTTCCAGACCAACTTGGTTCCCTATCCCCGTATCCACTTCCCTCTGGCCACCTATGCCCCCGTTATCTCTGCTGAGAAGGCCTATCATGAGCAGTTAACAGTCTCAGAAATCACCAACGCCTGCTTTGAGCCAGCCAATCAGATGGTGAAATGCGACCCTCGCCACGGAAAGTACATGGCCTGCTGCCTTCTGTATCGTGGCGACGTGGTGCCCAAAGATGTCAATGCTGCCATCGCTACTATCAAAACCAAGCGCACCATCCAGTTTGTGGACTGGTGCCCAACTGGTTTCAAGGTGGGCATCAACTACCAGCCTCCCACCGTCGTCCCTGGTGGAGACCTGGCCAAGGTGCAGAGGGCTGTGTGCATGCTGAGCAACACCACGGCCATTGCTGAAGCCTGGGCCCGGCTTGACCACAAGTTCGATCTGATGTACGCCAAGCGTGCCTTTGTTCACTGGTATGTGGGTGAGGGTATGGAGGAGGGTGAGTTCTCTGAGGCCAGAGAGGACATGGCAGCTCTGGAGAAGGATTATGAGGAGGTTGGAATTGACTCGGCTGAAGGTGAGGGggaggatgaaggagaggagtattaa